In one window of Desulfobacterales bacterium DNA:
- a CDS encoding UvrD-helicase domain-containing protein produces the protein MDLSLQQKEAVEHTGSPALVVAGAGSGKTRTLTAKVSYLVSKGYDPARILAITFTNKAADEMKERLVKLTGMPMESFPWVRTYHSACFKILKQHCTELGYRQPIQIFAAYQQQKVLKDVLTEKLNIDKKFVPAVLSRISRAKNSGRPEAYLDKRPFVAHIRVAEAFKLYSQELKNSNAVDFDDILLLTRDLLRDHKRIRDRYQKLFEYILVDEYQDTNNLQEDLTGLFLRNGNLFCVGDDWQAIYSFRGSNVDHFLSFRSKYKDARVFRLEQNYRSADEIVQVANELIGYNDSRMEKKCFSEKQGGRVELYEFDNEKEEAVWTSQSIRSLRDWGIAYDKMAVLYRTKFCSLSFEQIFRAQGIPYRMLGGKGFFERKEVLDINCYITAAAFEKDDAAFERILNIPRRGIGPGTIQKIARLKTDGLSLQGAARRALADELLPAKITAALSPVLGLLDDVREMRPDLAVSEILKRVDYLAYLKAYSRANAMDYTSREENIDQLIYSASQKDSLIDYLEEAALIKEDKSEDEADTGYGVNLATVHAAKGLEFQAVFVVGCEENLFPHWKSLESETGLEEERRLMYVAVTRSAQHLFLSCAGFRKGQFNRKSRFLDEIEEALEHT, from the coding sequence ATGGATTTATCGCTTCAGCAAAAAGAAGCTGTGGAACATACCGGATCGCCGGCGCTGGTGGTGGCCGGGGCCGGCTCGGGCAAAACGCGGACCCTGACCGCCAAGGTGTCTTATCTCGTATCCAAGGGCTATGATCCGGCGCGCATACTGGCCATCACCTTTACCAACAAGGCTGCCGACGAAATGAAAGAACGGCTGGTGAAGCTGACCGGCATGCCGATGGAAAGCTTTCCGTGGGTTCGCACCTATCATTCGGCCTGCTTTAAAATTCTAAAGCAGCATTGTACGGAACTGGGGTACCGGCAGCCGATACAGATATTTGCAGCGTACCAGCAGCAGAAGGTCCTTAAGGATGTCCTGACTGAAAAGCTGAATATCGACAAAAAGTTTGTTCCCGCTGTTTTAAGCCGGATTTCCCGCGCCAAAAATTCCGGACGCCCCGAAGCCTATTTGGATAAAAGACCTTTCGTGGCCCACATCCGGGTTGCTGAAGCGTTTAAGCTCTACAGTCAGGAGCTGAAAAACAGCAATGCGGTGGACTTTGACGATATTCTGCTGCTGACCCGCGATCTGCTGCGGGACCATAAGCGGATTCGAGACCGCTACCAGAAACTGTTTGAATACATCCTGGTGGACGAGTATCAGGATACCAACAATTTGCAGGAAGATTTGACGGGGCTGTTCCTTCGCAACGGCAACCTGTTTTGCGTCGGAGACGACTGGCAGGCCATTTATTCTTTTCGGGGAAGCAATGTCGACCATTTCTTGTCTTTCCGCAGCAAGTATAAAGATGCCAGAGTCTTTCGGCTGGAACAGAACTATCGCAGTGCCGATGAAATCGTACAGGTTGCCAATGAACTGATCGGGTACAACGACAGCCGCATGGAAAAAAAATGCTTTTCTGAAAAGCAGGGAGGACGGGTCGAACTGTACGAGTTTGACAATGAAAAAGAAGAGGCCGTCTGGACGTCACAGAGCATCCGGTCCTTAAGGGATTGGGGCATTGCATATGACAAAATGGCGGTCCTGTACCGGACCAAGTTTTGTTCGCTTTCATTTGAGCAGATTTTCCGGGCCCAGGGGATCCCCTACCGGATGCTGGGGGGCAAGGGGTTTTTCGAGCGCAAGGAAGTTCTGGATATCAATTGCTATATCACGGCAGCGGCCTTTGAAAAAGACGACGCGGCCTTTGAGCGCATCTTGAATATACCCCGGCGCGGGATCGGCCCCGGCACGATTCAGAAGATCGCCCGGCTCAAGACTGACGGGTTGAGCCTGCAGGGAGCGGCCCGGCGGGCATTGGCGGATGAACTGCTGCCCGCCAAGATCACTGCGGCGCTTTCGCCGGTTTTGGGGCTGCTGGATGATGTCCGGGAGATGCGGCCGGACCTGGCGGTATCGGAGATACTCAAACGGGTGGACTATCTTGCGTATCTGAAAGCGTATTCACGGGCCAACGCCATGGACTATACCTCCCGGGAGGAAAATATCGACCAGCTGATCTATTCCGCGTCCCAGAAAGACAGTCTTATCGACTACCTGGAAGAAGCGGCCCTGATTAAAGAAGACAAGTCGGAGGATGAAGCGGATACGGGTTACGGCGTTAACCTGGCAACCGTACATGCGGCCAAGGGGTTGGAATTTCAGGCGGTATTCGTTGTGGGCTGCGAAGAAAATCTTTTCCCCCACTGGAAATCACTGGAGTCCGAAACCGGACTGGAAGAGGAGCGCCGGCTGATGTATGTGGCCGTAACACGGAGCGCGCAGCATTTGTTTTTAAGCTGCGCCGGTTTTCGTAAAGGCCAATTCAACCGCAAAAGCCGGTTCCTGGATGAAATAGAGGAAGCGCTGGAACACACATAA
- a CDS encoding glutaredoxin family protein produces the protein MLNVYAASWCRHCQKTVDFLKENKIPFNYIDIETQPDDVVAKVVEVNGGFDWVVPTFEFNGEWRKGKMFDPRELTKDLVEMGVIQK, from the coding sequence ATGTTGAATGTATACGCAGCAAGCTGGTGTCGGCATTGTCAGAAAACAGTCGATTTTTTAAAAGAAAATAAAATTCCTTTTAACTATATCGATATTGAAACGCAGCCGGACGATGTGGTTGCCAAGGTTGTTGAGGTCAACGGCGGATTCGACTGGGTCGTACCGACATTTGAATTTAACGGAGAATGGCGAAAGGGCAAGATGTTTGATCCCCGGGAGCTGACAAAGGATCTGGTGGAAATGGGTGTCATTCAAAAATGA